The proteins below come from a single Rhinolophus ferrumequinum isolate MPI-CBG mRhiFer1 chromosome 8, mRhiFer1_v1.p, whole genome shotgun sequence genomic window:
- the OBSL1 gene encoding obscurin-like protein 1 isoform X9 codes for MKAGSGDQGSPPCFLRFPRPVRVVSGAEAELKCVVLGEPPPIVVWEKGGQQLAASERLSFPADGAEHCLLLSVALPTDAGVYVCRARNAAGEAYAAAAVTVLEPPAPEPEPQPAERPLPPPGTGEGAPVFLSGPRSQWVLRGAEVMLTCQVGGLPVPTLYWEKDGMALDEVWDSSHFALEPGRAEDGRGASLALRILAARLPDSGVYVCHARNAHGHAQAGALLQVQQPPESPPPDPDEAPKPVVEPVKCAPKTFWVNEGKHAKFRCYVMGKPEPEIEWHWEGRPLLPDRRRLMYRDRDGGFVLKVLYCQAKDRGLYVCAARNSAGQTLSAVQLHVKEPRLRFSRPLQDVEGREHGIAVLECKVPNSRIPTAWFREDQRLLPCRKYEQIEEGTVRRLIIHRLKADDDGVYLCEMRGRVRTVANVTVKGPILKRLPRKLDVLEGENAVLLVETREAGVEGRWSRDGEDLPTTCQSSSGHMHALVLPGVTREDAGEVTFSLGNSRTTTLLRVKCVKHNPPGPPVLAEMFKGHKNTVLLTWKPPEPAPETPFIYRLERQEVGSEDWIQCFSIEKAGAVEVPGDCVPSEGDYRFRVCTVSEHGRSPHVVFHGSAHLVPTARLVAGLEDVQVYDGEDAIFSLDLSTIIQGTWFLNGEELKSTEPEGQVEPGALRYRVEHKGLQHRLILQAVKHQDSGALVGFSCPGVQDSAALTIQESPVHILSPQDKVSLTFTTSERVVLTCELSRVDFPASWYKDGQKVEESESLVVKTDGRRHRLILPAAEVQDSGEFECRTEGVSAFFSVTVQDPPVHILDPQEHVFVHAITSECVMLTCELDREDAPVHWYKDGQEVEESDFVLLEDEGPHHRLVLPAAQPPDGGEFQCVAGDERAYFTVTITDVSSWIVYPSGKVYVAAVRLERVVLTCELCRPWAEVRWTKDGEEVVESPALLLQKEDTIRRLVLPAVQLEDSGEYLCEIDGESASFTVTVTESYQSQESSNNNPELCVLLKKPKTRRLWSRFPSWRRTAGTE; via the exons ATGAAGGCGGGATCGGGCGATCAGGGGAGCCCCCCGTGCTTCCTGCGCTTCCCGCGGCCCGTGCGGGTGGTAAGTGGCGCGGAAGCTGAGCTCAAGTGCGTCGTCCTGGGGGAACCACCGCCCATTGTCGTGTGGGAGAAGGGCGGGCAGCAGCTGGCGGCCTCGGAGCGCCTCAGCTTCCCGGCCGACGGCGCCGAGCACTGCCTGCTGCTGAGCGTCGCGCTGCCCACCGACGCGGGGGTCTACGTGTGCCGCGCCCGCAACGCGGCGGGGGAGGCCTACGCTGCGGCCGCCGTCACCGTGCTGGAGCCGCCGGCCCCCGAGCCGGAGCCCCAGCCCGCCGAGCGCCCGCTGCCGCCGCCCGGGACTGGGGAGGGCGCCCCGGTGTTCCTCTCGGGGCCCCGGTCGCAGTGGGTGTTGCGGGGAGCGGAGGTGATGCTGACGTGCCAGGTGGGGGGCCTCCCCGTGCCCACGCTGTACTGGGAGAAGGATGGGATGGCGCTGGACGAAGTGTGGGACAGCAGCCACTTCGCGCTGGAGCCGGGCCGCGCCGAGGACGGCAGGGGCGCGAGCCTGGCTCTACGCATCCTGGCGGCGCGGCTGCCCGACTCTGGCGTCTACGTGTGCCACGCCCGCAATGCCCACGGCCACGCGCAGGCGGGCGCGCTGCTCCAGGTGCAGCAGCCTCCCGAGAGCCCGCCCCCGGACCCCGATGAGGCCCCCAAGCCTGTGGTGGAGCCGGTCAAGTGCGCGCCCAAGACCTTTTGGGTGAACGAGGGCAAGCACGCCAAGTTCCGCTGCTACGTGATGGGCAAGCCGGAGCCTGAGATCGAATGGCACTGGGAGGGCCGCCCTCTGCTCCCCGACCGCCGCCGTCTGATGTACCGCGACCGCGACGGCGGCTTCGTGCTTAAGGTGCTCTACTGCCAGGCCAAGGACCGCGGGCTCTACGTGTGCGCCGCGCGCAACTCGGCGGGCCAGACGCTCAGCGCTGTGCAGCTGCACGTCAAAG AGCCCCGCCTCCGCTTCTCGAGGCCTCTGCAGGATGTGGAGGGCCGGGAACATGGGATTGCCGTGCTAGAGTGCAAAGTACCCAACTCCCGCATTCCCACTGCCTGGTTCCGTGAGGACCAACGGTTGCTGCCCTGCCGCAAGTACGAGCAGATCGAGGAGGGCACCGTCAGGCGCCTTATTATCCATAGGCTAAAGGCGGATGACGACGGCGTCTACCTGTGCGAAATGCGTGGCCGGGTGCGCACTGTGGCCAACGTAACAGTCAAAG GGCCTATCCTGAAACGGCTGCCCCGGAAGCTGGACGTCCTGGAGGGCGAGAACGCGGTGCTATTGGTGGAGACACGAGAGGCTGGGGTGGAGGGGCGCTGGAGCCGCGACGGGGAGGATTTGCCAACCACCTGCCAGAGCAGCTCTGGCCACATGCATGCCCTGGTCCTTCCGGGGGTCACCCGAGAAGATGCTGGCGAGGTCACCTTTAGCCTGGGCAACTCCCGTACCACCACTCTTCTCAGAGTCAAAT GCGTCAAGCACAATCCCCCGGGACCTCCAGTGTTGGCAGAGATGTTCAAGGGCCACAAGAACACGGTCCTGCTGACCTGGAAGCCTCCCGAGCCAGCTCCTGAGACCCCCTTCATCTACCGGCTGGAGCGGCAGGAGGTGGGCTCAGAAGACTGGATCCAGTGCTTTAGCATTGAGAAAGCCGGAGCCGTGGAGGTGCCGGGAGACTGTGTGCCCTCCGAGGGCGACTACCGCTTCCGCGTCTGCACGGTCAGCGAACACGGCCGCAGTCCCCACGTTGTGTTCCATGGGTCAGCTCACCTTG TGCCCACAGCTCGCCTGGTAGCAGGTCTGGAGGATGTGCAAGTATATGATGGGGAAGATGCTATCTTCTCCCTCGACCTCTCCACCATCATCCAAGGTACCTGGTTCCTTAATGGGGAAGAGCTCAAGAGTACTGAGCCGGAGGGCCAGGTAGAGCCCGGGGCCCTGCGGTACCGTGTGGAGCACAAGGGCCTGCAGCACAGACTCATCCTGCAAGCCGTCAAGCACCAGGACAGCGGGGCCCTGGTCGGCTTCAGCTGCCCAGGAGTGCAGGACTCTGCCGCCCTCACCATCCAAG AGAGCCCGGTGCACATCCTGAGCCCCCAGGACAAGGTGTCCTTGACCTTCACGACCTCAGAGCGGGTGGTGTTGACATGTGAGCTCTCCCGGGTGGACTTCCCGGCGAGCTGGTACAAGGATGGACAGAAGGTGGAGGAGAGCGAGTCACTGGTGGTGAAGACAGATGGGCGCAGACACCGCCTGATCCTGCCCGCTGCTGAAGTCCAGGACAGCGGCGAGTTTGAGTGCAGAACAGAAGGGGTCTCGGCCTTCTTCAGCGTCACTGTCCAAG ACCCCCCAGTGCATATCCTGGACCCCCAGGAGCATGTGTTTGTGCACGCCATAACGTCCGAGTGCGTCATGCTGACCTGTGAGCTAGACCGAGAGGACGCCCCTGTCCACTGGTATAAGGATGGCCAGGAGGTGGAGGAGAGCGACTTCGTGCTGCTGGAGGACGAAGGACCCCATCACCGCCTGGTGCTGCCCGCCGCCCAGCCCCCCGATGGGGGCGAGTTTCAGTGTGTTGCAGGAGACGAGCGTGCCTACTTCACCGTCACCATCACAG ACGTCTCCTCGTGGATTGTGTACCCCAGTGGCAAGGTGTACGTGGCCGCCGTGCGCCTGGAGCGCGTGGTGCTGACCTGCGAGCTGTGCCGGCCCTGGGCCGAGGTGCGCTGGACCAAGGATGGTGAAGAAGTGGTGGAGAGTCCGGCGCTGCTCCTGCAGAAGGAGGACACCATCCGCCGCCTGGTGCTGCCTGCAGTCCAGCTCGAGGACTCCGGCGAGTACTTGTGTGAAATCGATGGCGAGTCAGCCTCCTTCACCGTCACTGTCACAG AATCTTACCAAAGTCAGGAAAGTTCAAATAACAATCCGGAGTTATGCGTCCTCTTGAAAAAGCCGAAGACCCGGCggctctggtcccgcttcccctCATGGCGACGAACAGCTGGCACTGAGTAG
- the INHA gene encoding inhibin alpha chain has protein sequence MLPRLPLLLLLLVAPQRGHSCHGPEVDRELVLAKVRALFLDALGSPAVTRESRDLGVRRLPRRHAVGGSMRRGSEPEEEDVSQAILFPATGASCEDQPAAGELAQEAEEGLFTYMFRPSHHTRSRQVTSAQLWFHMGLDRQGTAASNSSGPLLDLLALSSGGPIAVPVSLGQAPPSWAVLNLAASALPLLTQPVLVLLLRCPLCSCSAKPETTPFLVAHTRAKPPSRRERARRSAPPLPGPWSPAALRLLQRPPEEPAAHAHCHRAALNISFQELGWEQWIVHPPSFIFHYCHGGCGPPTQPDGPLPLPGVPPTPVQLLSLVPGAQPCCAALPGTMRSLRVRTTSDGGYSFKYETVPNLLTQHCACI, from the exons ATGTTGCCCCGGCTGCCACTGCTACTCCTCTTGCTGGTGGCCCCACAGCGGGGGCATAGCTGCCATGGGCCGGAGGTGGACCGGGAACTTGTCTTGGCAAAAGTGAGGGCCCTGTTCCTGGATGCCTTGGGGTCCCCAGCAGTGACTCGTGAAAGTAGAGATCTTGGAGTCAGGCGTTTGCCCCGAAGACATGCTGTGGGGGGCTCCATGCGCAGGGGCTCTGAGCCCGAGGAGGAGGATGTCTCCCAGGCCATCCTTTTCCCGGCCACAG GTGCCAGCTGTGAGGACCAGCCAGCGGCGGGAGAGCTGgcccaggaggctgaggagggCCTCTTCACATACATGTTCCGGCCATCCCATCACACACGCAGTCGCCAGGTGACTTCCGCCCAGCTATGGTTTCACATGGGACTGGACAGGCAGGGCACAGCAGCCTCCAATAGCTCTGGGCCCCTGCTAGACCTTCTGGCTCTGTCATCTGGGGGTCCCATAGCGGTGCCTGTGTCATTGGGCCAGGCACCTCCTAGCTGGGCTGTGCTAAACCTGgctgcctctgccctccctctgcTGACCCAACCTGTCCTGGTACTACTGCTGCGCTGTCCTCTCTGTTCCTGCTCAGCCAAGCCTGAGACCACACCCTTCCTGGTGGCCCACACACGGGCTAAGCCGCCTAGCAGAAGGGAACGAGCCCGACGCTCGGCTCCCCCGCTGCCCGGGCCTTGGTCTCCCGCCGCGCTGCGCCTGCTGCAGAGGCCTCCAGAGGAGCCCGCTGCCCATGCCCACTGCCACCGGGCGGCCCTCAACATCTCCTtccaggagctgggctgggaaCAGTGGATCGTGCACCCTCCCAGTTTCATCTTCCACTATTGTCACGGTGGCTGTGGGCCACCCACCCAACCAGACGGGCCTCTCCCGCTCCCTGGGGTTCCCCCTACCCCTGTCCAGCTCCTTTCTCTGGTGCCAGGGGCCCAGCCCTGCTGTGCTGCTCTCCCGGGAACCATGAGGTCCCTCCGTGTCCGCACCACCTCGGATGGAGGCTACTCTTTCAAGTATGAGACGGTGCCCAACCTTCTCACGCAGCACTGTGCTTGCATCTAA